The proteins below are encoded in one region of Tessaracoccus aquimaris:
- a CDS encoding NADPH-dependent FMN reductase produces MKIGIVLGSIRDHRKGESVANWVLDVASKRTDATYEVIDISQFDLPLLSDEVLPAMRHKSYDDPRVQAFSDAMDACDGFIFVTPEYNHGIPGAFKNAIDLLGSELNGKPVAFVSYGAAMGIRAVEQWRQIVANFNMFDIRPQITFGIFTDFDGPKLTPSERSDKDLDGLLDVLVPIAAKLAA; encoded by the coding sequence ATGAAGATCGGCATCGTGCTCGGCTCCATCCGCGACCACCGCAAGGGCGAGTCCGTCGCCAACTGGGTGCTCGACGTCGCGTCGAAGCGCACCGACGCGACCTACGAGGTCATCGACATCTCCCAGTTCGACCTCCCCCTGCTGAGCGACGAGGTCCTCCCGGCAATGCGGCACAAGTCCTACGACGACCCGCGCGTGCAGGCCTTCTCCGACGCGATGGACGCCTGCGACGGCTTCATCTTCGTCACCCCCGAGTACAACCACGGCATCCCTGGCGCCTTCAAGAACGCCATCGACCTGCTGGGCTCTGAACTCAACGGCAAGCCGGTCGCCTTCGTCTCCTACGGCGCCGCCATGGGCATCCGCGCCGTCGAGCAGTGGCGTCAGATCGTGGCGAACTTCAACATGTTCGACATCCGCCCCCAGATCACCTTCGGCATCTTCACCGACTTCGACGGCCCGAAGCTCACCCCGAGCGAGCGCTCCGACAAGGATCTCGACGGACTGCTCGACGTCCTCGTCCCGATCGCGGCGAAGCTTGCCGCCTGA